One Chitinophagaceae bacterium genomic window carries:
- a CDS encoding FAA hydrolase family protein — MKIICVGRNYIDHAHELNNPVPEKPVLFLKPDTAILKNNDDFYYPEFSKDIHYEAELVVKIIKPGKYIKEEFAYRYFDSVTVGIDFTARDLQAECKQKSLPWEIAKAFDNSAAIGEWVEMKDLKADFNNLNFNLLKNDKKVQIGNAADMIFNIEYLISYISTYFSLKKGDLIFTGTPSGVGPVKAGDKLTAFLEEKEVLHFAIR; from the coding sequence ATGAAAATTATATGTGTGGGCAGAAATTATATTGATCATGCTCATGAGCTAAATAATCCTGTACCTGAAAAGCCGGTACTTTTTTTAAAACCGGACACGGCTATTTTGAAAAATAATGATGACTTTTACTATCCCGAATTCAGCAAGGATATTCATTATGAAGCTGAACTGGTCGTGAAGATTATTAAACCCGGGAAATACATTAAAGAAGAGTTTGCTTACAGATATTTTGATTCAGTAACTGTGGGAATTGATTTTACAGCCAGAGATTTACAAGCGGAATGTAAACAAAAGAGCTTACCCTGGGAAATTGCCAAAGCATTTGATAACTCAGCAGCTATAGGAGAGTGGGTAGAAATGAAAGACTTGAAGGCTGATTTCAATAATCTTAATTTCAACTTGCTGAAAAATGATAAAAAGGTGCAGATTGGAAATGCAGCTGATATGATTTTTAATATAGAATATCTAATCAGTTACATATCAACATACTTTAGTTTGAAAAAGGGGGATTTGATTTTTACAGGAACCCCGTCAGGAGTCGGCCCTGTGAAAGCAGGGGATAAATTAACCGCGTTTTTAGAAGAAAAAGAGGTTTTGCACTTTGCAATAAGATAA
- a CDS encoding ring-cleaving dioxygenase, translated as MSKALVNGFHHITAMTSDAQKNIDFYAGILGLRMIKKTINFDAPDIYHLYFANEQGLPGTVITFFPFKNLQQGRKGNGQVGVTGYSVPKDSLEYWTKRLSHFEVDFQKPAERFNGEKFIYFEDFDGLGLELIEAKDDSRPLYADGPVPEKYSIIGFHSATFFVNNAASTKNLLVNLMNYEPKEKEGNRERLKPAGKSYGYVDLLEQGQSFRALNGSGTVHHIAFSTPDTGTQEEVRRKIIAENYNVTPILDRQYFKSIYFREQNGILFEIATAGPGFDIDEPMESLGEKLMLPPWEEKNRKTIEQNLEPVKFDKQKFKID; from the coding sequence ATGAGCAAAGCATTAGTGAATGGCTTTCATCACATTACGGCAATGACCTCAGATGCCCAAAAGAATATTGATTTTTATGCAGGTATATTAGGTCTGCGCATGATTAAAAAAACTATAAATTTTGATGCCCCGGACATCTATCACCTCTATTTTGCCAATGAACAAGGATTGCCGGGTACAGTCATTACTTTTTTCCCTTTCAAAAACTTACAACAAGGCAGGAAAGGTAACGGGCAAGTAGGAGTTACCGGATATTCTGTACCAAAAGACAGTTTGGAATACTGGACAAAAAGGCTCTCTCACTTTGAAGTAGATTTTCAAAAACCGGCTGAAAGGTTTAATGGAGAAAAGTTTATTTATTTTGAAGATTTTGATGGACTTGGACTGGAATTAATTGAGGCTAAGGATGATAGCAGACCATTATATGCCGATGGGCCTGTACCGGAGAAATACAGTATTATTGGATTTCATTCTGCTACCTTTTTTGTGAATAATGCCGCATCTACCAAAAATCTGCTTGTAAATCTGATGAATTATGAGCCTAAAGAAAAGGAAGGTAACAGGGAGCGTTTGAAACCTGCCGGTAAAAGTTATGGATATGTGGATTTATTGGAACAAGGACAAAGTTTTCGTGCATTAAATGGAAGTGGTACTGTTCACCATATTGCATTTTCTACACCCGATACGGGGACACAGGAGGAGGTCAGAAGAAAAATTATAGCAGAAAATTATAATGTTACGCCCATACTTGACAGACAATATTTTAAATCAATTTATTTTAGAGAACAGAATGGAATTTTGTTTGAAATAGCAACTGCCGGACCGGGTTTTGATATTGATGAACCGATGGAAAGTTTAGGAGAAAAGCTGATGCTGCCACCCTGGGAAGAAAAAAACAGAAAGACTATTGAACAAAACCTTGAGCCGGTAAAGTTTGACAAACAAAAGTTTAAAATTGACTAA